ATAACATATGTTTACATATTAACTGACACTCTTGGATAGTCCTCATGTTTTTATGTGAATAAAAAGTTAGAAATGTGTTTGCAGGCTGAAGGAAGAGGACAGCAACCATCTAAGGTATGTACTGGATCCCTTAAGATTGCTTGTTGTAGTAAGTGCATAGCAACTCGAATTCATTGTATGAGAGATTGATCTaattaggctgcgtttggtagtcattcagttccagaaatgacgtttcgtgtcaaaaacagaattttcagtttctgtgtcaaaatgccgttttaaaacaaaaattttgtttggtgaacctgtttcaggaatGATTACCCTAGTTCACTTTTTATGTGTTTGGAACGAAACcgaaatgacggaacaaggtttcgtcgttccatcattttgcatttctagcatttttttccctcttcgttccaaaaaaaaaaaaacgaaatgcaccaagttgacaccaaaagttttattccgtttttttgttcccatagaaacatttttctggcTGActgccaaacatagccttaatatTCCATCATGGAAACTTATCGgaacaaaaaaatttctggatgactaccaacCGCAGCCTTAATATTCCATCATGGGAACTAACTTTATCTGTTTGTTATGATTGTCTTCTTGGcctagtttttcctttttccttccaaAAGAAGAGGGACAGCGTATTTTTTTACATTGGCATAACTCATTGATCACCATTTCATCTATAAGACACATAGCCTATGGCCTCAAATAATTCATAATCAAACTGCACTGCATCCCTTCAAACAGACGAGACAGTGAAACCCAGGGTGCCAATTCACACTTCATCCTACTTTTGACTTGGTGATGTGTAGATACCTTTCTGTCAAAATTCTGTTATTACTCTGCTTCTACATACTCCCACCTATTCCTAGAAGGATTGGAGTAGTGTATCAACTTGAACCTGTCTTGTAGAGGTGAGCTAATCCAAGCATATGGCAACTCTTGCATCCACTTTGCATGACCTACTTCATCCagatctcttcctttcttctggAAACCATTTCCAAGAACTAGTGTCTTCTGGTCTTTTGGTTGTATTTGATGGTTTGTTTCTGCCGTTGAAGCCTACTCATTCTAGTTTTCAAGCTGCAGAAATTTTATCTCTCTAATCATAGCGGAGGCTCGATCAGTTTTATCCATTTTGTCGAATGGAACCCAATTCATCAAAGATCGGAAAAGATCAATTCCCCGATGTGAAAGTGAAATACCAAACCAAATTCAAAGATATGTTGATATTTCAACCACTAAAACCTCATTTGTGGAGCAAGAACACTTGTTCACGCTGTGATTCAACCAATACTAAATTCTGAGAAATTACTAATTAATTTCAGAAATAAGTAaggattttgaactttgaaggaCAAAGCGAAAGGGAAATTAGCAGTTGGACTCAGTATCCAATAgagattttgaattttgtagGACAAAGAAAACAATTTTGTACCATGATAATTTCGCTGGTTTGAAGGTTAGGGTTACGGTGGCTGAAGGTGCTTTAACGGTTGGAGCCATTTGTTATAAGCATCTGGAGATTGAATTGGGAAGAAGCTCCTAACAATGGAATAAAAGATTTGCTAAATTTGGGACAGCTGCATTTTCTACCCTCCCAAGTTTGGTAGACATTCAATCCTCTTAACTTTGGAAAGGTAAGAGTAAAGTCCCAATGTTTAGACACCTTTTCAGTTTGCTGACTAATTTCTCTCCCATTAaacctccccccaccccccatcaaaaaaaaaaaaaaaaaaaaaggatgggaTTCACGAGGATTTAATGTCCACCAAATTTGTTGGAGAGATTGAAGCAAACATGTGGACAGCAGTATGGCACTCTCTTCCTCTTCGCTTGGGACGCCATACCTATTTTATGATCATATTGAGAGGGCAAAGAGGCAAGTTGGTTGAAGATGCATTCGATAGATTCCTTTTTGCCTAAAAGGATCAGAGTTAGAAACTGAGACATGTGTCAATGATTCGATGACTTTGGTCATGATTTCTCGGTTGTAAAGATATTATATTTAAGATTTGTTTCAACAGTATAAACGATTGCAAGCTGTACAAGAATATTAAACTACATAGGACTCTAGTGAGCTGACATGGAGAAGATGTGTGCCCTTAAGCCTCTTCAACCACCATTATCTCTCTCACTCCCTAGGTGAATGACACCCGAGCTATCCAGAGAGACGTTGCACCTTCACAGTGCCGGAGCAGGTTTTACTGTCATTATCTTTGTTCACCATTAAGGAGAAGGATGTCCTCCGTCTGTTTCCTCCATCTCTGTTGTACAAAGCTAAAACGGGAGCTTGGAGAGGTCCCAAGCCTCCATGGAAACTATAAAACTAAACCTGTCTAGATGGTAGATAAGTATGGTTACAACCGCTCTTGCAACCAAATTGGTTACAAGCAGATTTAGCCTGATAACAATAGTAAGTGAATATTCATGCTGATGCATATTCAATGTTGATACTGTTTCTTGCTCTGGTTGAGTTTATTTTTCTTACCCTTTTGCTGGTTGATATAGTGCTGAAAGAAAGAGATGTCACTGaggtttatgattttattttataggaGCTTAAAACCTGATTCAACCAATCGGTAATTGCCCGTTATAAGTGGGAGGgtgtaaattttcttttctaatccATATTTATCTTTCTCTTCCACATTGAATACCAGAATCTTCTTTCACCTTTTATCTAATTCCATCTGCTCATGCCTAAACCCATATCTCAGCTAGTGGTTCTGATTTTTCAAGAGTCTGACAATACAAATGCTGAATGCAGAATTATGTCAGGTATGCAACACGTCAAAAGCGTGCAGATACTAAGAGAGCACTGAAAGATCTTCTCTACAAGAGTGGGTCTTCCAAATTGTCATTTGAGGTAAACCTTTACGAGGACCTCTTTTGAAATCTGGCAGATTTAATGACCCAAAACTCCCACCTGCAAAATTCTTGAAACAGGGGTTCTCTATTTGTTCATACCTTTCCTCACATACTTGgatctttgttttttcttttctttttctttttctttttcttcttcttcctcttttcttttcttttcttttcttttctttttctatttttagttaTTAGCTGTGCTTTAAATCTAGGGTTTTCCTCCAGGATGAATCCCCAACATGGGGAACCACCAAATCAAGCGGTTGGGAGACTGAAGAAATAGATGACTCACGTGGTAATGGCAGACAGTCCGAATCAAAGAATTCTTCTGCAAAATCTAATTCTCGCCGTTCAGGTGCTGGAAAGGGCAATAGAAACAAGCGTGAGTTTCCTTCCATCAGATTTATACTCACCATCAGGTTTGGATTAACACTTAGTTTTTTCCAATGGAAAGGTATAACATTACATCTAGACgtctgagagagagagtagaagccTTACcctccaagaaaatatcaattaGAAGCCAACATTGCAGATAATCCTTTAAAAATAGATTATTTAGGCCGTAAAATAAAAGGCCAAGCGACATGATCTCAGTTTTGGATCACCATTTATCTTCTGTACTTGGAAGGTTGAATAATTAAGGGAAATTATTGATGGTATGATATATCATAGCTTGCCACTTCTATTGGTTAGGCAGTCTCAAGGTTATATGGCTTATAAGCATTTTGACACTGTTCTGGTTACAGAACAACTTCGATTGGTGTacaagaaaagtgaaaaattgTAGACTTTGTTCTATTTCAGCTTCGGATTAATTCATGTTACACTTTACTCTTTGCAGGTAAACTGAGAAGGGACAGCTTCTTTGATGAGTTAAATGAGCATCCAGAGACAGTTTTTCAGGCAACATTTGGGAATAGATGTTTTACTTGGTCTTTTAGGTCATGGGAAGAATCCCATTTCCGGAGTAGTTCAACAACAGGATTTGAGTGGAGAGACCATTCAAACAGGACAAACAATAGGAGGGAAGAATGGGAGACTACTAGTGAAAGTGATGATGATAACGAGTCTTGTGTTGTTGGTTCATATGCTGATAGAACAATACTTGGGCTGCCACCTGCAGGCCCTTTAAAGATTGAAGATGTCAAAAGCGCGTAAGTTTGTTAATTTCTTTAGGTGGCACAAACTCATcctcaaaaatgaaaatcagctttgatggatttttttttttttttttttctttgcagcTTCCATGCTTCAGCTTTAAAGTGGCATCCTGATAAGCATCAAGGCCCTTTGCAGGTCAGGTTTTATGCCTCCGCTGCTGATTGCAATTCAGTAATATTTAGTGAGGCCTTGTGAGATTCTGAAGCCTTAATGTGGTATAGGAAATAGATAGCTCTTATCCTCCTGTCCGCGCTATCTAATTGATGGAAAGAAACAGtttgttttttaaatagtaATTAACCTCAGCCAGAAGAGTATCGCCAACCTTATAAGCCGTACTCAGCTAATTGGTTGAGTtttaatacaacaacaactcaagCCGTACTCAGCTAATTGGTTGAGTtttaatacaacaacaactcaagCCTTATCCCCTATCTCCTCTATTTgacgtcatacttgatacaaggcttgagttatgcatgtctttcctcacttatcctaaggtcattttaggtctgcccctagttcttttagatctttcaatctaaatcaaatcactccttcgTACTGGAGCACATCCAAAGGCCTCTGAATTGCTTGAGTTTTAATACCTTTTGATATTATGGACATAGGTTGACCAGTTAGTTAAAGATCATGTGATTGGTTTCATTTTGGGGCCACCAAGATGGTTTTGGAGTGGGGCTTCTATTTTATGGTAAGGAGCTCACTGTGTCATGCAATGGGTTCACTAGATTCTCATGTGATTTTCCCTCCGGCAAGATAACATAGTTTCTGAAATTATTAGAGCAGGGTCAGTAGAATTCAGTCCTTGTTGGACTATGTTTTCCAATGGGTTTTCCCCCTTTCCTATTGGGTGCTTGGTTAAAAGTAATATCTGAACGAAAGCAAGAGTTGGGTCAGGTAAGGTTCGCTAATGCATGGCACAGGGAAGGCTGCATGTTGTCATTGGATGTAGAGGATAGACCAAGTTCATATCTCGAAGAACCCATTAACATAGGAATCAGAATTGTAAACCTACTTAAATGCCCCTTATGTGTgattcttactttttttttctcatgattCATAAATAGAACACGTCCCTAACAATGCTTGCTTTGATGTGTTTGAAGAAACAGGCAAAAGCGGAAGAAAAATTCAAACTTTGTCTTGATGCATACAAGTCCTTGTGCAATGCACTTGCAGCTTAAGTGGTGAGACCAACTCCTCGCTAGGTTACCCTTACGGCTGATCTTTGCTGAGAAAGGACCAACTCACAATTAGGTTTCCTTCACAATGGAGCTTCTTTGCTGAGAAGAAGTGaataattcttttttctcttttcttattttccctcataaattatttccATTCTCTTTGGATTGTAGCCAGGCCTTATTTATTTATCCTGCAAGCCCTTCTGTTCTGGGCTTAATATTGGTAGGCACTAACCGGTGCAACCCCAAGCTTAATCAAAATTTAGATTATTGTTGTACAAGAAATCCAAGCCTTCAGGTCTTTTAACAGTGAAATAAATATGTTGGTTATGTTACTGGAATCTCTGCATAAAAAGCAAAACATATATCCAGGATTTTAGGAATCAGTATTGGATTGGCCGGCATTGGCCATGACTGATATGGAGTGgcagttttgttttgttttgtttttttgttttgttttgttttgtttagttttgttttgttttttttgttttgttttgtttttttttgtttttttttgtttttttttgtatctGATACtgtgaactaaatccatggttgGAGCCTTTTAGTAGGAGCTGCTTTTGTATTGTTAGAGATGTGGGACTTTACTGTACAGGTAGGTGACCATCCAATTCCCAGTTGTGCATGTCATAAATGGTAGAGATAGTAGCACTCCATCAGTAGATGCATTGAGACCCTCTTTCATTCAGGAATGTAAGGAGAGGTGGGTAGATTTGCAGAACCAACTGTTTCATGGGTAGCTGGTAATGTTAATTGAGTAATAATGAAGGCCAATGTGCTTCCTACTGACCTCTTAAAGATGTTATATAACAGAACTGAATGACCTATGAGGCTATCACCtaagattgattgattgattgctTGACCCTGTCGAGGTAAGATTTATCAGATTAATGGATTGACTGTTGGATGGTAAACTCACTACCCCTTTCCCAAAAGGGAAAAGTAAACAACATTAAAAGGAAAGATGACAAGGAACAAGGGAGGCACCTTTCTCCTACTTCAGTATGGGCCCTGCCAACTGATCGATAATAGATTGTGGAAAATTTTTGCTCATTTCCGTCCGATGGTTCATGGCTAGGGTTAAAAAACATGGAATTGGCATCTGGATTCTGGACTGGTTTGATCAATTTCAATCCGGATCAGGTCTGAATTCATGCAGGATTGGTGAGGAATCAGTAAGAATCAACCTAAATATGCCCTAACTGTAGTTTTTGGAAGGGGATGGTCGAGAGCCAATTGCAATCGAGAATATGGATTCTACAAAATGAATCAAGTTTTTCTTCGGGCCAAGCCACGATGAAGAGAGAACATCTTGATCTATGGGATCTCACATTTCAGTTGAACTCAAGAAAGATATTTTGGAGAATTAATGATATGATTCATTGCTCTTAGGAGCCCAATCATAGCACTTCTTCAGTCCTCACTCTACTAAAAGACTCCCTCCCGATGATTTTATAAGGTGAAATTCATGTTGTGTCCAAAGATagtgaaaaaatataaaacttggCCATGAGTTATAAAGACTTGTCTGAGTTTAAAAATGACCCTACTATTGGGTTCGAGTCGGTCCAAGCTATATGTTTTTGCCTTGATCATATGGAACTTGCCAACTGTTTTTTATTGAACTATATATTCTTCATATGTCATAAGTTTGTTCTACAACTAAACAAAATTTGCCTTAATcatattatttttgttcttaGTCTTCAATATTAGTTCTTTTTCTTCACACATATGAAGCACCCATAGCCTAAATTGCTCCGAATGCATTAGGCGGAGGAGAAATATGTTAAAAACCTTATTGTCTAACtatgaataaaaaatgatagataATAGTTatggtaaaaataaaaagagggggAAGACAAATAATTGCTTCCTTCCAAGAAATCAGGCATTTAAAAAAGCTCAACGGTCAATCTAATCTCTAatctcaaaactcaaaactcaaaactcaaaactcaaaactaaaaactaaaaactaTTCTTCAACAATCAGGAGTCAGGAGGACCAAGCAGTTTACTTCTCTCGAGATTCTAACCTCACAGTGCCCACATCGCCATTTCTATCTATTGACACGAAAACGTATGGAACATCAGTAATTAGCCGTTACCCACTTTACAGATCCCACTTGACCGCTCCCACccgtcaccaccaccaccaccgccgccgccgccgccgcagGCAGGCTAGCCACCACTACCATGACCTCAAATCATGAGCCAGAAACTAGTCCATCTAGAACTATTACAGAACCCATTAAGTAGCAGACGGAGAAATTTGTGGGTCTAGAAACAGAGGAGGACAACAGAGGAAGAAACCATGAAAGCGTAGATAAGGATCAAGAAGCCAAAGTGCAAAGCCCAGTTCCTCTTGAACTTAGCGAAATAACTCTCCGGTGGTTCCTGGTAGTGTATCTCCAACTCGTACGCGTCCTCTCCAAGGCCCATTTCTCCGGCGGCAGCTCCGGCCTCTGCTCCTGCCCTAATCTTGAGATGCCTGAGGCGTTCGGTGGCTAGGGCTAGCGTCAGCTTATGGCAACGCCTCTGGTATTTGAAGCCATTGATACAGCGGAGAGTTTGAGCTACGGAGACGTAGAAGATTAGGTGGCTCAGGGAGAGGAGTCCGATGGGGACCCAACAATGCCGGCATTGTAGCCTGGGAGACTGGACTTGGGCACCCAAAAGCAGAGccaggaagagaaagaaaagctgGAAGAGCCTCCAAAGCTCCTTCTTTTGCTGATCCACAGCCCTTTTCTTCTCAAGGGTTTTCTCGAAATGGAGCTGTATGACGGTGTTTAGGGCTTGTATTGCTGTCTCTTTCGTGACCATTGAGTGCTGCTCATAGTCTTCCGCCATGATCGTTGGCCCTCTTGGACCCaattctactctctctctctctctctctctctcaagcccTCTGGGGAATAAGAACAGATAGGCTATGGCCTATTAGCGATGTTGTGGTTGGCTGTTAGCTTTGGTAGTGGTTTTGTCTTGGCCCCCTTTGTTTAAAATTTAGATTTGTAATAAAGATCCTTTTGGTTCTTGGGCCTACGCCTGCAATAAAGACAAAGGCTTGGGGTCCAAAAAATAGCTTAGAAGGCTCTTTGCTCTACAAGTATGTTcccaaaaaaagggtttttcctttcactggaaaaaaaaaaaattcaggggAAAAGTCTTgcaataagtttttttttttttacatatatgtATAAACTTATTCACACATGGAGAAACATGTCTTACATCATGATAGATTAGGCATGGTTTGTATTAGAGGTCTCAACCGGTTTGTTTGGGTAAGATTTAATTAGTTCCCATCATCCCATCAATTTAAGGTATCACATCGTTTTTGTTAGGGATGTAAGTTTGGTTTTTATGGATTGATCCGTTCTGACTCGCCCTAACCTTGAACAAGTTTTGGTTAAGATTTTTGACCCCATGAGTGGGttagaattgaaaaaatattaacttgggttagggttgggtcaGGCATGTGTTGAGGCCTAGGCCTagcccattttttattttaaacttgattttataatataatttaggactGTCATCCTATCCTTTTGTTCAAATAATAAGATCTAAGTCGTTGATTCTATGGTCAAGTGTGCAAAACATCTGTTGTGTTGtgcttcataattttaattgtgtattgatctctttctttttttttttttttccataggaTACAAACTCCAAAAATAGGGTTAGCCAGACCCAATAAATCAAGGCCAATtagggctaggttgggttggcATAAGCCCTATagggggtggggttgggatTTTAAGAAACCTGACCTAACCCCTAcactgtttcacccctagttttTGCCTATTTGGGTATAGGGCCTTGTAGTTTAGGGCATAGACATGTATCTGTTACCGGTCCATAATTGAGCTATAACTGGTTGGTTATCAATAGGTCATAGTATTTGACCAATCTTGGTCAAGTGACCATCGGGACACTAACTTACATTGGAAACGCCTGATTATTAATCAGTCAGTCATTTAGCCTTGACACATTTGGTAATCAATCGAACCAATCTCAGGTTTCAATTGATCAGTTTAGATTGAATCTACTAATGTGGGCCAACTTTTAACACCCTAGTTTGAACTAAATTTATGGCAATTTCAAAGCCAACTTCAATCATGTACCCTTCTATTACTTAAGAGGAGATTTTTTGAGGGTCTATTTTGGAGCAAGAAATAAGTATTGAAGGGCACCTTCTGGGTAATATTAGGTATTAAAATCTTGGATGGAGATTCTTTATGCTTATgatgaagagggaatctccACTTCTAAGGATATCGAACCCTTTGGTTCAGCATAGGAAAGAGTAGTGGGTGTATGTGTGTAGGAGTAGATGACCATTTATCCTACTAGCACCCACCAGGCTAGTCATTGGCGAACGGTGGTTAGTAGGCTCTACCCATATGTACGAAATCATTTTATAGTTCATCTTTGGTGCCTCCCCTATGCCGCTCCCTCATATATAGAAATCCtctgcaaaataaaataaaaaaatacatctcAACTTCTACTCTTGAAAGAAACTTGTCTTCTATGATCACTCACCAAGCTGAGGTCAAGATTCATTTGCTTCTAATACATGAGAACTTCAATTCACTGTCAACCTCATTAATGGGTTTGGCATTAATTTTGGCTTCCAAGAAGGAGAAGCACTACCAATTTTACCGATGGCCATAACAAACAGAAAAGCCTCTGCATTTGCCTGCATTGCAGCATAGACGTTATATATAAATTCCCTCTTACCAAAGAGTTGCAATTCATGAACACATGCAGGATTTACTGCTCAATGCATGAAGCCATGAACAGTGGTTAGGTGAGGGTGCGAGCTCTGCATGGAATGTAACGGTTAGTTCATGTACGGTTTTGTGATgatatgtgtttttttttcttctccaaataCTTCTATAGACactcttaaaagaaaaaaaaatacaaaaattatacttttttcttgATTTGAGAATTTCTCTTTATGCTTGACATTTCCATGATCCAAGAAATCTTGtgtttttatacttttttcttttcttgtctacCAAACGCTGCCTTGATTAACAAATACATTTAATAGTAGCATGAAAAGACATATacagaagaaaaaacagaaggaTGTCTTCATGAAACCATACATGAAGCCTTTACATATAGACTACTCATTTTCTATACCCACCCTGGAGTCCTGAACCGGGCCTGTGGTGA
This genomic stretch from Macadamia integrifolia cultivar HAES 741 chromosome 2, SCU_Mint_v3, whole genome shotgun sequence harbors:
- the LOC122072165 gene encoding uncharacterized protein LOC122072165 codes for the protein MQAHRWRNILALRNSFSQTCYSASFHSTPASLEKWKNKWNWAEGRGQQPSKNYVRYATRQKRADTKRALKDLLYKSGSSKLSFEDESPTWGTTKSSGWETEEIDDSRGNGRQSESKNSSAKSNSRRSGAGKGNRNKRKLRRDSFFDELNEHPETVFQATFGNRCFTWSFRSWEESHFRSSSTTGFEWRDHSNRTNNRREEWETTSESDDDNESCVVGSYADRTILGLPPAGPLKIEDVKSAFHASALKWHPDKHQGPLQAKAEEKFKLCLDAYKSLCNALAA
- the LOC122060238 gene encoding uncharacterized protein LOC122060238; the encoded protein is MAEDYEQHSMVTKETAIQALNTVIQLHFEKTLEKKRAVDQQKKELWRLFQLFFLFLALLLGAQVQSPRLQCRHCWVPIGLLSLSHLIFYVSVAQTLRCINGFKYQRRCHKLTLALATERLRHLKIRAGAEAGAAAGEMGLGEDAYELEIHYQEPPESYFAKFKRNWALHFGFLILIYAFMVSSSVVLLCF